The window aattttccgaggttgtctcggatttttgctcatatcgcTATcataaatagcgatcttctcgaaagcatgtctaaaagaattattgaagattcggatctcgccgatatctggggtcctctaaaaactgattttaacaaacacacagacagacagacggacatagcttaatcgagtCCGCTATCtactcagaatatatatactttatagggtcggaaaattatattgtagaaattacaaacggaatgacaaacttatatattctcacgaaggtgaagggtataaaaattaattttgtactaatttttttcttaaaaccaaGAAGGAGGATTAAAAAGAAGCTAAATCAATAAATACGGAAACTTTTTGTGAATATTAGAATTAGTAAAGCACCCAATTGGGTCCAAGTGTACTAGTATACTTCTAGAACTAATGGTACTAGTAATTTTTCACACTCAATGGTAATGGTACTAGTGAAATTTCATACACTCAATGTTAATTTGAGCATTAAAATGGTATAGGAAAGTTTACAGTTGTTAACTAGTACTGGTGATTTTTGTACTAGTAAAATACTAGTCTGGTATTAGTTCCATTTCCTGCAGGaatgttatatttatatcaAATGAATGAGAATTCAAAGGgctttcaaagaaaaattttgttagcGTCTAACAGATgctttaaaaacgaaaaaaaattattaatttaacaaaataattagaaaaaataataaaaaaaaatacaaattacaatcCCTAATAAAGTGTCGGTCAAAAATAGACATACATTCAAACAAATAAGGAGTAATGAAAAATCAATTTAGCTTCCAATATCCCAGTTATGTATATTCTAAAGAATACTGATGAATCAGTTAAAAAATTAGTTATGATGAAATAAATTTGagataaaaaatttcaacatcaataaaaaaaaacttttttattaaaagtggtatattaaatatttaaaatatggtaTGGTGATCTACACAACTAGATCTTCAAACTGCAATATATcgcatattaaatttttcatttttttgtcatAATTACGCAGTTGAACTCCAAAAAATGTAGGGGTTCTTATAAACATATATCATTTACTTATAGACTATAcagtacaaatatattttttgagcaCTTTGTTAACTTAATTACTTTTAagattaaaagataaaaaatgatTGAACATTGACTAATCAAATATTTGAGAGCACGTGactctttttttttgacatttattttgACTTTGAATTGGTTATCTTTAATTCcttatagtttaattttattcagaaataaaaacatgaatgccttgttgattttaataaaatatgtttatgaatttttaattttttgacaatttttccaGAAGTTGTTCCTTGAAAACTCTTTAGAAGTATTTTAGAACCATAACAATGTTCCTAGAAACGGGTTCCTGTAGTAGTTGCGATATCACTAGTTCCAAGGTTGttatttaagaatctgaagtgatTCTCTTGCAttagttctagaactagttgtttttataacaaGTTCTAAATTTGTTCCTGGGTTGTTAAAACTATTACAAATTAGTTCTGATTAATGCAGTAGTAAAAGagtaaaacttttcaaaagtttctttatctactttttaataaagttgATTGTAATCccattttaataacaattaattttaagagAACCTTCGAgtacaaaatgtaaatttttttagatgAAATATATGATATAtgaccagtcagtatgttagaAATTggaactaataaaaaaataaagcatttgattagttttttaactttattctgttaaatttttattttatttttaattattttttttttttgcaaaaaaatgggattttttaaaatggattaggggaaaatatggacctatccttataaatgttggtagagcaATTTTcgtctacttcaaagtaatttatatagaatttaaaagttttatcagTGTTTATAggtaaattttgaccttcaagtcattttctaaagggagtttgtatggggctagggtcaaatgtgacccgatcattacaaaaatcggtaatgtcattaaaagttctataaaaccaaGTTTTgcagacttttgttgacataatagaacatttaacttaattatgagcccaaaggccctattcggggggtacggttgtatgggggctaggcgaaataatggaccgattttatccattttcaataggtttcgtccttGGGACAAAAAAAGagtgtatgtgccaaatttcattaaattatcttaatcaactcagaaaacgattctaagccgattggtatactttaaagtggtaTAGGACCCTCCCACTAAActtaatataccctccccactaaagtgctgtagggtataactTATTCCAGTAATTAAGTTGTATTCGAAGAATTTATGTAGTTGTCTCTGAATAGAAATTTCATAAGCAAGTAAGGATTAAAAGCATGTAAAATATCTGttgtattctttaaaaatatttagtaattataattaaaaatatattaattataaaacataaaacatttatacaGGCACAAACACAAGTTTACAAGGAGAAAATTCATGAATTGGAAAcgaaaataaaagatttaacaTCTGGTAAATGGAATATCCAATAAAgtggaaatattattttttaagcaatTGTGTTTTTTCACTAGGAAAAATTACCTCAGAAGAAATTAGTGCGACAGCAAGTGCCGAAGTTGATGAACTTAAGGCGAAACTTAGCGAACAAGCTCAACAATTTGAGTCACAAATAGCCGAAAACCAAGATGAACTGCAACGTTTGCAGGAAAATATTAAGTATCTTAAAGATCAAAATGAGGCATTGCAAAAAGAGCTCGTGGCAAAGGATGAGAGTCTCGAAAAGTTCTCCTTATCCGAGTGTGGCCTCGAAAATATGCGCAAAGAGTTGACATTTGTTAAAGAAGAACATGAAAAGGAACGGCAACAAGTGCAGGCTGATTTCAATACTAGACTTGAAGAAAAATCGGAAGAAATAAAACGTTTGCTGGAGGAGAAtgcaacaattaaaaaatcctTGGCAACAATTGAGACCGAACGAACAAGTTTGGATGATGAATGTCGAATACTACGCGAAGAATGTAAAACTCGCAGTTCCCATGTGGAAGATATTAACAATCAATTGGCCAAAATATCGGCTGAATTAGCTATTAAGCACGCAGAATGTGTTACATTGGATGAGATGGTAAAGGCCCAACAACTTGGAAAAGCGGAAGAAAAGACCCAATTAGAAGAAAAAATCCAGGAAATTTCTAAACTAAAAGAAGAGGTTGTTAAATTGCAGGAAACGAAGAAGACTTTGGAAACTAATCTTAATAAAGCACAGGAAGAACTTCTAAAGCTCGCCGAATTGCAAAGTAGCTTTGAAACTAAGCTTCAGGACGCTCTAAGCCAAGATCAAGATAAAAACGCAGCCATGCTTGTTCTAGAACAATCTCTCAAGGAATTGCGCTTGGATTGTGAAAAGGTGCAAAATGAAAACCAACAACTAAATGACACCATAAAAAGCCTGCAAAGTGAGTTAGATAACGAGAAGGTTTTCAGAGAAACGGTCTCCAAAACTCTTTCagaaaaagaaatttcattaaCTGAATGCACTAAAAACTTAGAAATTGCTCAAGAAacgattaataaattaaagaaagaattAGAAGAGACGTTAAAAGGTCAACAGCAAATAATAAATGAGAAAGCAAATGAAATTCTATATCTAAAGGAAGAACTAGGAAAACTACAGGACAAAACATCAGCTCTTGAAGGTGAATCATCCATTACTGTCCAACAATTATGTGCCAAAATTACTGAATTAGAAAGCCAAAATAAAAGACTTGAAGAGGATTTAAAGAATTCAAAGAACACAATTGAAGATCAACGTCAAAAGTCCATCCAACAAGATGAAGTTATTGCTTCAAAAATGTCCGAACTTAAATCAACAACTACAGCCTTGGAAACCACAACCAAACTATTGGAAAAACTTAAAGGAGAACATGAAACTTCCTTAAGTAAAAAGCAAGAACTAGAAGAAGAGATTAAGAAAATCGAGGAGAAAAACGCCCAACAACAATTAGATTTAGGAGACTTGGCCCGCAAATTAGAAAGTTCAAATTCCAAATGTAACAATCTAATATCACAGAATGAAGCTTTACAACAGGAAATAATTGCTGCTCGTGCATCCAGTTCAAACGTCCACAACGAAGTCAAAAAACTCAATGAAgaaattcaaaacaaacaaaatgaaatttccaATTTGGCCAGCAACCATGACAAAGAACGTATTGAAATGACGGGACAACTGGAAGAGCTACagcaaaaattaacaaacaacatCAAAGACTTTAACGATCTCAAAGAAGTTGTCCAAAAATCAAAAGAAGAAATTAGCCAAAAAGTACAACAGATTACAGAACTGGAGGAGAAGACTATTAAGCAAGAACTTCAACTAAGTGATAACCAAAGGCAGAGGGAGAACTTGCAAACCAAATACGATGCTTTAGTTAAACAAAATGAATCCTTGCAACAAGACTTAACCACTCTTCGCACTTCCAGCACAGATTCAAATGCCGAACTTCTCAAACTATCTCAAGAAATAGCGAATAAGCAGAAAGCTTTCGAAGAACTTCTAGATAAATCTAGTGGAGAACGTGCTACGTTGGAAAGTCAATTACAAGCCAGCCAACAACGAATCGACGGCATGTGCAGTCAAGTCGAAACTCTGACGAATGAACTCAAAAACGTCACAGAGGAAAGTTTCAATCGGTTTGAACTTCTTAAACAGGAGCAAGAGAAGAGCGGAAAGCAAGAATTAGAGATGGCAGATTTGCATCGAAAGCTTGATAGCTTTGTTATTAAATGCGACAATTTGGAGGAACAAAATAAAGCTCTGCAAAACGATCTAAATACTCTACGCCAAGGATCAGCCGGTTCAAATGCTGAAATTGTTAAACTCACAGAAGAGCTGACTAACAAGCAAAAACTCTTGCAGCAACTCACAGATAAATCCAATGATGAACGTCTATCACTAGAAAGCCAATTGCAAGAACTCAAACAAAGCGTTCAATCTCAACAATCCGAAATGGAAGGTTTGCGCAATGAATTGAAAGCTGTTGAAGATGCTAAAAAGCAACAAATGGCAGAATTTGATATTGCGAAAAAAGAACTAGTTGCTAAAGCAGAAGCTGAAGTAAATGATCTTAAAGCTGCCGAGAGTGCAAAGCAGCAAACAATTATTGAAAGCTTTGAAGCTCAGCTTAAAAACTCAGAACAGTCGAAAACATCACTGGACGAAGCTATCAGTAGTCTACAGAAACAAATTCAACTTTTACAGGATGAATTGCTTAAATCTCAATTGGACTTTAAGGCCAAAGAGGCAGAAATGCAAAAGCAAATAGAGGCTTATAGAATGGAGAAAGAACAGTTACACACGAATTTGCAGAAAACACAAAATGAAGGATCATCTGCTTTAACAAATGTGCAAGAAGAAAATTCAAgacttttacaaaatattgaaaagctAACCCAAGAACTTAAAGACAAAGAAGACTCATTTGTTAGAGTTCACAGTGAAGCCGAGCAGCTGCGTATTATGCAATCAAATACCAAGTCCGAACTTGAATTGCAATTGCAAAAACTTCAGAATGCTCTAGCTCTAACCAACGAGGATTGTGAACATAAAACAAAACTGATCGAAGAAGACAAAAAGAAAATCGTTGACCTTAAAGCTATGCTAGAAGCCCTTAAACTTTCTAATGAACAAATCTCTGCCACAAACGCGGAACTCGCCGAGGCCTTGGATATTCTGGAACAAGAAAAATGTGAAACTGCCAACATATTTGAACTGTTCGAAATGGAATCTGATCAGAATATGGaaaaattagttgaaaaatTATCCAGCCTAAAAGCAGAACTAGCCACTACCCAAGAGCAACTACGCAGGAAGGAAAGCCAGTTCGAAGAACAGCAAAAGCATATCAGTTCAACTGATTCAGTTTTACAAAATACTCAGACTGCTCTTAACGATGCGCAAAAGACTATTCTCGAACTGAAAACTCAACTTGGACAATTGCAACAAGCCAACGATGAACTTCGAGGTCAGCATCAGGAATCAGAAGAAAAACTAAAGCAACAAGAAGATATAGAACTACAACTTgctgaatataagaaaattgtagATGAGATGGACGAGACGTCTTCTGAAAAATCTACTCAACTTGAGAAACTTCAAACACATATCGCTCAATTGCAGCAAGAAAAGTCacaattaattgaaaatgagaaaaccttaaaaattgaATGTACAAGTATACAGCGAAAACTCGAATTGATGGAAATGGAGAAAACAAAGGAAATTGTTGGTTTAAAACAACGTATTAATGATTTACAGTCGATAAgcaaattgaaacaaaatggTTCCACTGGAGATAATTCTGGATTCGAGGTAAATACTTGGTATTTCGTATAGCAAgtgaaaaagtaataatttatctctttttataaacagaCATTAACAGCAGATGATAGTACGGCGCAGATAAATTTCCTTAATTCGATCATTGCCGACATGCAGAAGAAGAATGATACTCTAAAAGCGAAGATAGAGGCTTTGGAGGCTTTGCCAACTGATTTTACTAAGTAAGCATGAGAATACAATGTCTTTGGTTTACAttgtaattatatatattttaaatattaaagaccAGCAGCTTTTGAATTAATCGCCAAGAGAAAGCCAGCGCCCCGTGTATTTTGTGATATCTGTGATGAATTCGATAAACATGAAACCGAGGATTGTCCTTTACAGGCATCAGATGATCGAGATTACTCGCCACCTCCCACAAGTGAGAAAAACAATAATGAACGCAAGGAACGCAAACTTCCAGAACCtagaaaatattgtgaatcATGTGAAGGTTTGTAACTAATTACAttacataattattaaattaatatacaatttttttcattatatttcatTAAACAGTTTTTGGCCACGAAGCTGGAGAATGTGATGATGAATGTTATTGATAAAGCACGAGCACtgagtttattattttatctaattttatattaaattttatgttataatatctttaatttttatttattctattttatgttttgtcTATGGAAACTTTCATTCTAACGATATTAATTGtgattattaagaaatttgttaatgTTTCCTTTGTATCCTTGAAAGGAGCCTTATTTTTTGTACTAACTACAatattatgtatgtgtatgtaatttAGAAAGTgattgttaattatttagtttatgtttaaatactAATTGTCCATCTtgctttcatttttataaactatgtatacaattaataataaattatgttttttcttttctttcttactATAAAACTTATATCAAAGAAATACTAATTTATTTGTTAGATAAATTTTCAAACACAAATGTAATTAAATCTACTaaactaattatttaataaatcaataatttcaTATTCTAATTTCTATAAATCAAAATGAGGGATATGTTTAATTGTCAAtctagaaaaaataaagaaattgctGAAATTTGCActccaaaaacaaaacaccttaatttttttatttatgtaatattacaatatgtttttttttcttttatttggaaaatataatCTTATGAACCAGTAagtacaattaaatttattattttaatctgAGCAATCATAGTTTTTTCAagaatcttatttaaaaaaagctctTTCAAGATGAGTGGCAATGTACTAAATGTAGTCCACTTATATATATTGAGTTTGGGCCCAAGGTCAAaggaaaatggataaaatccattagtccattatttcgcctagccaccatacaaccgtacctcccgaatgGGGCTTTTGGgatcatagcccccatacaaactccctttagaaaatgacttgaaggtcataaaactattaaattctacataaataactttgaagtagacgtaaattcctctaccaacatttataaggataggcccatatttttccctactcccctttgagccattttataaaaaatctcttttttgccaaaaataaataaaaaattccagaataaagttaaaatataaatgaaatactttAATTCTAGTTTTAACATATTGTCGGTTATTCCCGACtaaacattcatacttgtttaattaTCTTAATTACTAAAATGcacttacatattttgttttgatcATTCTTTCAATTCTTGCAATAAGATCATAGCTCAATTCCGTATTAAAGCTGTAAATGCACATTAAAgtgaatttatatttgtttttttttacactccaccaccatcagtggtgatagagggtatatatcagtttgtcattctgtttgtaacactaagaaatatagtctatctagatatgtccgtctgtctgtctatataaAACAGGCTCACATTAAAATGAAGCAATGGAACTCtacaaaattcactcaaaatattcattgttatcctaagcagtttggtattgaaaatcaacaAGATCAGTGAAATTGTTTTCATAGTTATGAGTAAACATTTAAGACAACATCGAAAAAATAGcgatttttaacatatttatttgtactttttacaaaaactactgcagataaattgaataattgaattgaattttgtcAGAGATACATCTCTTGTTCCAGAACCAACAttgataaaaatcaaaaaaatcggttcataatttcatatacctcccatacaaatgtacatattcctgtgaaatgtttttattgttaataaattccgttacaatatcgataacttcacaaaattttcaaattaaagttttatgtcaatagaattaatttcaatgaaacaaaatttccatcggtccacaattggtattagctcccatacaaggttcactcccgaaaatcacttgaacgcacataactcacctaattatgatatttatacacaatttggcaaaaatatcatttttatctacataaatgttgccgatcggtaaaattatttggGTCAACAATAATATCCatgcaaaatttggcacaaatattacttttatatgcaCAAAATATAcctgaaatttgtttaacgatcatccataattgttataccctacaccactttagtggggagggtatattgggtttgtgctgatgtttgtaacattcaaaaatattcttcctatacccaccttaaagtataccaatcggcttagaatcattttctgagtcgatttaaatgatctattatgttaacagaagtcgacaaaacttagttttatagaattttaaataacgcTAGCGATTTTTGtgatgatcgggcttcatttgaccctatcccccatacaaactccccttcagaaaattaatttaagggtcaaaatttacttaaaaacactaataacacttttaaattctacataaataatattgaagaagacttaactccccctaccaacatttttaaggatagggtcatattttgccctactcccctttgagccctctaaaaaaaatctctttttttgccaaaaaagtaaaaataatccgaaataaagttaaaaaaaaaaacaaaacaaatgccttatttttttaaataatcctcatttttaacatacatactgactggtgtagggtatcatatagtcggctacgcctgactatacattcatacttgttcgtTATTCCcatcattttcgaaaattacgtaaacactttttactcattaccaaataaagttttgcacaaataaacttttttatcttCAGAAAAGTTACTGTCAATGTCTTTATCTGATCGGTCCACCGAAAGCCATTTCCACAGTATTTAACTAGTTTCATtatcataactataattataaacattacCCCCGAATTCATGAAGATATTAGtcgcttattttatgtttagtatgcaaattttccaagcaaaatttctacaataaaccatcaataactttattaaacaattcactcacatgcaaattattaaatatcgctaAAATCTAAAATAGTGTTTGTAATGTTCTTTCTACTAAAAAACATGAGAAAAATTATATTCTCAAATATattcaccaaataaaaaatttaagatatcGAGCTTCCCTCATAACTAACCTCAAATGGGGAAAATTTCACCAATCAATAATCCCCTAACCAAACATTTCAATTTGGACTTTTTTTGATCATAACTACGTCAAATATACTTCTATCGCTCCAAAAAatccgattttttttaattatatgaaacTAGCCTCTTAAAAAACTGCCTTCAAACATTTGCTTCACACTTTACAttgcgttgaaaatattttcatacaaatttaagTGAAATGAGGAGAAGGGATTTAAAAATGTAACCCCTAAATTGTTAAAAACCGTCGATATCTCTcacatattttgaattttgagaatttcgtagaaaatattttttttagttttaatgatTTGCATAAATAAGGATTTCATAAccttataaataatttcactaATATTGCAAGAATTTTAACAATTCGAACAAAGGACATTCAcaagatatttatacataaaataacaaataattaaaattatgttttccaaaaaattaaaaaatctccgtgtattttctaaaatataaaatttgcaataactaATTTGCCAATTGgcacaatttttatttgaaaaaatgtatttatgaaatttttaacaaaatttaattttgctcATATGAACAAAATCTTCAATACAATTTTACGATAAAATGGTATgtaacagaaataaaaatatcagcACTAGTCGAATTGGtttcaaaagtttttacaaaCCATGATTTCGTTGGCCTGTGTAATTTTAAACATGGAAAGTATCCCTCACACGtgcaaaaaaattgttattatttgtacCGTTAAAGCTAAAATCGTGAGGGCTTCTCTGACATTGTATACATCCATTAAGAaggtatatttaaaaattcgacCGCTTAAGTGATGAAATTTGTAAAAGTTAGTTTATTTCAGTTATTGGTTTTGATGCGTGATGTTTCCTATTTCATATGACCcaaaaaatatgtaatgaaaattGGTGCAGTCTTTTAGACacttatatgtttatatgactTTGTTTGTTGTTGAAGCAGCGGcacgtgtaaagtcggtgtagctgggttgacaatcctaGGTCTTTGAACTCgcgagtcgttccggtgcgaagaaccgaaTGTCATGGGAACGACTATTTCGTTAATTGGTAATTTTCTTCACCTATGACAACATATTAATAACAGATAAGTGGTCTTAGTTCGCTCGAATAATGAAATCTAAATGATGTTTTTTGACAAATGAATGTAgatataattcaaaaaaaatatttattctgccaaaaataatattagtaCAATTAGCTTAAAATTAGATTTGTTGTAAagtatgcaaatttttaatcGCCACcctctttcttttcttttatagcATCCTGAAAGAAATAAATCATTTGCATTTTCAATGATTACTCACAAAATTATAAATCCAATTTACCTTAAATCTTTCCTCGAATAGTGAAAGTTCAGCTAAAAGATCAGTGATAGCATTCATAAACGCTTCATGAGGAGAATAATCAGCCGTAGTTTGAATACGAATAACGAATTTATGTTCCAAAGGATGAGGTACTTTGTAGCCGGCAAACAAAACATTGGGATCCTTtaacaattgactacaaataaataaatacagttAATTGATGCTTTATAGTATTTTTAGAAGTATAGTATTTTTAGAAGTATAAACTCACTTTCTAATCAAGTTTCCCAAAGTGTGATCTTCCTTATTGACTGTAAATATGGCGGCATTTGTCACTTTCGTGTCcaattctttaataattctagAGGCAAAATACAATGGAAATAATTATGCATATACTTATATCAGATATTAGTCAATCTTTAATTGTTGTACTCACTTCTTTTCGCCTTCGTAAAGTAAAAATGACTCAAATGTGGGAGGTGCATTCATTTTGAATTATTTCTactagaatttaaaatattagtcaattttatagtaaaaaatgaagaaatgtttggaaaatttttcaactttattgTCGTATGGTAAGAGATGCCATATactataaatagaaaatcaCCATTTAGTGATTTTTctctttacatattttttcaattaaaacttaataaaaattgtttttaataaacaacataaagatcattaaatatatttttgtttaatattaaattgaatgttgtgtttaataatttattttattcatgaattcaaaataaaaaatcatattttgttCTGAATTCTttcaaaagaacaacaaaattgtCGTGTGGCAATACCAAGCCTTAAAACAGAGTTGTTGCATCAGTTATATTTTCAGTGTTGTATTTTCAAATGAATAGTTGTATTATTTTCAACAGTGTcgtagaaaaagttaaaaactgtAAAGTACGATATGTGGTATGAACAAGACATGACATACCGATTCTAGACGGCTGcgatttctagaaaatttttaacacatatacatagtacattttatatgaaacatttatatatcACATAATCTTACATACAACATCTAAATCTAGTATATTACATTTCAAATCTTGTtcaaaaacataactttttacataaaaaaaattattttggtttGATCTAAATCTCACAAAATATTTCGGTGAAGTGTGAAGAAGAATGacgtattatatatattttttacataatttatacaatttaaataataaaacaatgtggccataaaatataaaatcgaaTAGTATTTATAAAGGAccttttttcatgtttatttaatacaataaatagatgtattgaattcaaaatttaatatgcaatatattttgtaaattacatATGTACCCAGTTATTATTGTTCATAATAATACATTTAGAAATAGGGATATATCTTTCTGAAATTTACTATTAGATCACTTTGCATTAatgtgcaaaaatataaaatatgattttctaAAACCTATCCGTTTTACAAATAACACTTAAAGGTACTTTACATTATgagattttgtataaatacaaaatatatttttttaatatatattgttgTCTAATCTGAATTTAAAACATC of the Lucilia cuprina isolate Lc7/37 chromosome 2, ASM2204524v1, whole genome shotgun sequence genome contains:
- the LOC111676184 gene encoding restin homolog isoform X6, with protein sequence MSENNDKNNDAASAALESSMLPPPVTPSSTQPPPTSNSSATTPASSVTGVPASRLKAPTNFGGSSSSVSKIGRPCSHATPKAGPPPRDTNSMSRESDDNLSSINSQYTDHGSILTHDTEQFIIGQRVWVGGIRPGQIAYIGETHFAPGEWAGVVLDDPSGKNDGCVAGKRYFQCEPKKGIFSRLTRLTLAPLSGAQTPTSPLSKFSPDRSRTVSPTASIRSSFLRSPGKNGLTVGDRVIVSSGFGSRPGILRYLGETQFASGNWCGIELDEASGKNDGSVDGVRYFECKPKFGVFVPIAKVSLSPSSKKSRLSRAGSRESLTSIGTMNSIATTNTSRLRLNAQDLLREKQQHIEQLMIERDLDREDSQNTALQFQKNINELKTYIALLERQLSEERKKAEDLQFSIDEATFCGDELNAQTQVYKEKIHELETKIKDLTSGKITSEEISATASAEVDELKAKLSEQAQQFESQIAENQDELQRLQENIKYLKDQNEALQKELVAKDESLEKFSLSECGLENMRKELTFVKEEHEKERQQVQADFNTRLEEKSEEIKRLLEENATIKKSLATIETERTSLDDECRILREECKTRSSHVEDINNQLAKISAELAIKHAECVTLDEMVKAQQLGKAEEKTQLEEKIQEISKLKEEVVKLQETKKTLETNLNKAQEELLKLAELQSSFETKLQDALSQDQDKNAAMLVLEQSLKELRLDCEKVQNENQQLNDTIKSLQSELDNEKVFRETVSKTLSEKEISLTECTKNLEIAQETINKLKKELEETLKGQQQIINEKANEILYLKEELGKLQDKTSALEGESSITVQQLCAKITELESQNKRLEEDLKNSKNTIEDQRQKSIQQDEVIASKMSELKSTTTALETTTKLLEKLKGEHETSLSKKQELEEEIKKIEEKNAQQQLDLGDLARKLESSNSKCNNLISQNEALQQEIIAARASSSNVHNEVKKLNEEIQNKQNEISNLASNHDKERIEMTGQLEELQQKLTNNIKDFNDLKEVVQKSKEEISQKVQQITELEEKTIKQELQLSDNQRQRENLQTKYDALVKQNESLQQDLTTLRTSSTDSNAELLKLSQEIANKQKAFEELLDKSSGERATLESQLQASQQRIDGMCSQVETLTNELKNVTEESFNRFELLKQEQEKSGKQELEMADLHRKLDSFVIKCDNLEEQNKALQNDLNTLRQGSAGSNAEIVKLTEELTNKQKLLQQLTDKSNDERLSLESQLQELKQSVQSQQSEMEGLRNELKAVEDAKKQQMAEFDIAKKELVAKAEAEVNDLKAAESAKQQTIIESFEAQLKNSEQSKTSLDEAISSLQKQIQLLQDELLKSQLDFKAKEAEMQKQIEAYRMEKEQLHTNLQKTQNEGSSALTNVQEENSRLLQNIEKLTQELKDKEDSFVRVHSEAEQLRIMQSNTKSELELQLQKLQNALALTNEDCEHKTKLIEEDKKKIVDLKAMLEALKLSNEQISATNAELAEALDILEQEKCETANIFELFEMESDQNMEKLVEKLSSLKAELATTQEQLRRKESQFEEQQKHISSTDSVLQNTQTALNDAQKTILELKTQLGQLQQANDELRGQHQESEEKLKQQEDIELQLAEYKKIVDEMDETSSEKSTQLEKLQTHIAQLQQEKSQLIENEKTLKIECTSIQRKLELMEMEKTKEIVGLKQRINDLQSISKLKQNGSTGDNSGFETLTADDSTAQINFLNSIIADMQKKNDTLKAKIEALEALPTDFTKPAAFELIAKRKPAPRVFCDICDEFDKHETEDCPLQASDDRDYSPPPTSEKNNNERKERKLPEPRKYCESCEVFGHEAGECDDECY